Proteins from a genomic interval of Nostoc sp. TCL240-02:
- a CDS encoding DUF1338 domain-containing protein, with product MKPEIALNLWKLLWQEYSARVNHARTYQQMITTAGGIVANDHIAFRSLRLLVDSPQGQVNLGIDYLAQFADALGYVAAGEYNFAQTHLYARHYRHPQQEEFNLPKLFISELIVDELSANIAQLISKTVSAIPHQLASPVTLLKKDAEIETIAKQLQQVFTRPWLPPRRSVVEEVNQVTQYGAWVLLHGYGVNHFTGYVNGQNTPKYPDIDTTASGLAHLGVPMKAEIEGNVACGLRQTATQAVTEMVTVLDDNSGAEIQIPWTYAYYEIAQRYLVEVEPGKQILFDAFLGSNAQQLFEMTRLSK from the coding sequence ATGAAACCCGAAATAGCCTTAAATTTATGGAAATTACTTTGGCAAGAATACAGCGCCAGAGTAAATCATGCCCGTACTTACCAGCAAATGATAACTACTGCGGGTGGAATTGTTGCCAACGACCACATCGCCTTTCGGTCTTTGCGTTTATTAGTAGATAGTCCGCAAGGTCAAGTTAATTTGGGAATTGACTATCTCGCACAATTTGCAGACGCTTTGGGTTACGTGGCGGCTGGAGAATATAATTTTGCTCAAACTCATCTATATGCCCGTCATTATCGCCATCCACAGCAAGAGGAATTTAACTTACCCAAACTCTTTATCAGCGAGTTGATTGTTGATGAACTGTCTGCTAATATTGCTCAACTCATCTCTAAAACAGTATCTGCAATCCCACACCAACTAGCCTCACCCGTTACTCTTCTCAAAAAAGACGCGGAGATTGAAACCATTGCCAAACAACTTCAGCAAGTCTTTACCCGTCCTTGGCTACCTCCCAGGCGTTCTGTTGTCGAAGAGGTCAATCAGGTTACTCAGTATGGAGCTTGGGTGTTGCTGCACGGATATGGTGTCAACCATTTTACAGGCTACGTCAACGGACAGAATACTCCAAAATATCCAGATATTGATACTACCGCTAGTGGTTTGGCTCATCTGGGTGTACCAATGAAAGCAGAGATAGAGGGAAATGTTGCCTGTGGTTTGCGGCAAACTGCAACTCAAGCTGTAACAGAAATGGTGACAGTGCTAGATGATAACAGTGGTGCAGAAATTCAGATCCCTTGGACTTACGCTTATTATGAAATTGCCCAGCGTTATCTAGTCGAAGTCGAGCCTGGAAAGCAGATACTTTTCGATGCTTTTTTAGGAAGTAATGCCCAGCAATTGTTTGAAATGACTCGTCTATCTAAATAG
- a CDS encoding FG-GAP-like repeat-containing protein, translating to MTVQTISLFGTVSYTNNRNTAYTNDYSSIWAIKNAVFKLQTGDPNNVYNTATNTDPNSFGGTSLSNLANFDPKKKTIFLTHGWGSTPNLAFYNAASKQHLEDQLQALNPGANIIDVDWRLVAGYWDSSNATYGKYSQGPLNYSNTAARVGDVAQALANAMQQLGIDPNNTEIVGHSLGAHVAGLAGLDYKNATGKLIQEVVGLDPAGPNFSLNNGLNPQDAQRVVAIHSSSAILGPLSAVDTKSLGYVVREPSTNEGNLDIFLQTGGSIYGSGYTGTYSDHSLAITAYENLVSGSVYQGLDITTHYVNYDSYGIPTQRPLVPSNSTNFFSLTQLDNLNITGQYTINLDSSNTARTFNPLIVPGWLGGFDTTQTFFTIDAFQHGLDDLVQIWNNNGTAIASVRKNDGNGKFGAYSGETQSNIGGFAGVKKFLAMDANNDKKTDIVELWNNGTAQAAVYQNNGDGTFTALKNTSLGFAFNNQDQFLSVDNSIVKIHDNGNGTVSANTWSLNDSLHPGALTNYLGGSGGGRQYVPLDANADGKTDILEIGGNNWTSVWANNGDGTFGYLNGGWSLGGGQPNSHYVALDINRDGKTDLVQTYDRGDGNAAATVWLNNGNGTFNQGSNTSWLGGLTGFNSQYLALNQLGVPDILQVYGSGGSVHATIWA from the coding sequence ATGACAGTTCAAACTATCAGTCTCTTCGGAACCGTAAGCTATACCAATAATCGTAACACTGCGTATACGAACGATTACAGCAGCATATGGGCCATCAAAAATGCCGTCTTCAAATTGCAAACCGGGGATCCAAATAATGTTTATAATACCGCTACCAACACTGATCCCAACTCATTTGGTGGAACCAGCCTGAGTAATCTGGCTAACTTTGATCCAAAGAAAAAAACTATCTTCTTAACTCATGGATGGGGTAGTACTCCTAATCTTGCATTTTATAATGCCGCTTCAAAGCAACATTTAGAGGATCAGTTACAAGCTCTTAATCCAGGAGCAAATATAATTGATGTTGATTGGAGATTAGTTGCTGGTTATTGGGATAGCAGTAACGCTACATACGGCAAATACAGCCAAGGACCATTGAATTATAGTAACACAGCAGCGCGGGTAGGGGATGTAGCCCAAGCTTTAGCAAACGCAATGCAACAGTTAGGCATTGATCCAAATAATACTGAAATTGTTGGACATAGCTTGGGAGCTCATGTTGCAGGATTGGCAGGACTAGACTATAAGAATGCCACAGGAAAATTGATTCAAGAGGTTGTTGGACTTGATCCAGCAGGCCCTAATTTTTCTCTTAATAATGGGCTAAATCCTCAGGATGCCCAAAGAGTTGTAGCCATTCATTCTAGCAGTGCTATCTTAGGTCCTCTATCAGCAGTTGATACGAAGTCCCTCGGTTATGTTGTCAGAGAGCCTTCTACAAATGAAGGTAATTTAGATATATTTCTTCAGACAGGTGGTTCTATTTATGGTAGTGGATACACCGGGACTTACTCCGATCATTCTCTAGCAATTACTGCTTATGAGAACTTAGTTAGTGGGTCAGTATATCAAGGACTGGATATTACTACTCATTACGTGAATTACGATAGCTACGGGATCCCCACGCAGCGGCCCCTAGTGCCCTCTAATAGTACTAATTTTTTCAGTTTGACCCAGTTAGACAACTTGAATATTACAGGTCAGTACACTATAAACCTTGACAGTAGTAACACGGCTAGAACATTCAATCCCCTAATAGTTCCCGGCTGGCTTGGTGGCTTTGATACAACTCAAACATTTTTTACCATCGATGCCTTTCAACATGGCCTCGACGATCTTGTCCAAATTTGGAATAATAATGGTACTGCTATTGCTAGCGTCAGGAAAAATGATGGGAATGGGAAATTTGGAGCTTATTCGGGTGAAACCCAGTCTAATATAGGGGGTTTTGCTGGAGTTAAAAAATTCCTAGCTATGGATGCAAATAACGATAAGAAAACCGATATTGTCGAACTTTGGAATAATGGTACCGCACAAGCAGCTGTTTACCAAAATAATGGGGATGGTACATTTACTGCGTTAAAGAACACCTCATTAGGATTCGCTTTTAATAATCAGGATCAGTTCCTAAGTGTAGACAACAGTATTGTTAAAATCCATGATAACGGGAACGGCACTGTATCTGCTAATACTTGGTCGTTGAATGATTCTCTTCATCCGGGTGCTTTAACCAATTATTTGGGCGGATCTGGTGGAGGCCGGCAATATGTCCCTTTAGATGCAAATGCAGATGGGAAAACGGATATTCTTGAAATAGGCGGTAATAACTGGACTAGTGTTTGGGCAAACAATGGCGATGGTACATTTGGCTACCTGAACGGCGGCTGGTCGCTGGGAGGTGGCCAACCAAATAGCCATTATGTGGCGTTAGATATTAATAGAGATGGTAAAACGGATCTTGTTCAAACCTATGACAGAGGAGACGGGAATGCCGCAGCTACTGTTTGGTTAAATAATGGCAACGGGACATTTAACCAGGGGAGCAACACTAGCTGGTTGGGAGGCTTGACGGGCTTCAATAGCCAATATTTAGCCCTCAATCAACTAGGGGTGCCAGATATACTTCAAGTCTATGGCAGTGGAGGCTCAGTACACGCAACTATTTGGGCCTAA
- a CDS encoding S-(hydroxymethyl)glutathione dehydrogenase/class III alcohol dehydrogenase produces MQVKAAVAYSAGKPLTIETVQLSGPQAGEVLVEVKASGICHTDAFTLSGDDPEGLFPAILGHEGAGVVVEVGTGVTSLKPGDHVIPLYTPECRQCEYCLSFKTNLCQAIRLTQGRGVMPDGTSRFSIDGQMIHHYMGTSTFANYTVLPEIALAKIREDAPFEKVCYIGCGVTTGIGAVINTAKVEPGANVVVFGLGGIGLNVIQGARMVGANMIVGVDINPSKRALAEKFGMTHFVNPQEVEGDLVPYLVDLTKGGADYSFECIGNVKIMRQALECCHKGWGVSVIIGVAGAGQEISTRPFQLVTGRVWKGSAFGGARGRTDVPKIVDWYMQGKINIDDLITHVMPIEQINDAFELMHKGESIRSVVTF; encoded by the coding sequence TTGCAAGTTAAAGCAGCAGTGGCTTACAGCGCAGGTAAGCCGTTAACGATTGAAACCGTTCAACTATCAGGGCCACAAGCTGGCGAAGTGTTAGTTGAGGTAAAAGCCAGTGGGATTTGCCATACCGACGCTTTTACCCTATCTGGTGACGATCCCGAAGGTTTATTTCCGGCTATTTTGGGGCATGAAGGCGCTGGTGTGGTGGTAGAAGTAGGCACTGGTGTCACCAGTCTCAAACCAGGGGATCATGTGATTCCCCTATATACTCCCGAATGCCGCCAGTGCGAATATTGTCTAAGCTTCAAAACTAATCTTTGTCAAGCCATTCGCTTAACTCAAGGACGCGGTGTGATGCCCGATGGTACTAGTCGTTTTAGTATCGATGGGCAGATGATTCATCATTATATGGGTACATCCACTTTTGCTAACTATACGGTGCTGCCGGAAATCGCTCTGGCAAAAATTCGAGAAGATGCCCCATTTGAAAAGGTTTGTTACATTGGCTGTGGTGTTACTACTGGTATTGGCGCAGTTATCAATACTGCCAAAGTGGAACCAGGAGCAAATGTAGTGGTTTTTGGCTTGGGTGGTATTGGCTTAAATGTCATCCAGGGGGCGCGGATGGTAGGGGCGAATATGATTGTTGGGGTAGATATTAATCCCAGCAAACGCGCCTTGGCAGAAAAGTTTGGGATGACGCACTTTGTCAATCCCCAAGAAGTAGAGGGTGATTTAGTTCCGTATCTGGTTGACTTAACAAAAGGCGGTGCTGATTACAGTTTTGAATGTATCGGTAATGTCAAAATTATGCGTCAAGCATTAGAATGCTGCCATAAAGGTTGGGGTGTCAGTGTGATTATTGGTGTTGCTGGTGCTGGACAGGAAATCAGTACTCGTCCTTTTCAATTAGTAACTGGGCGCGTTTGGAAAGGTTCAGCATTTGGAGGTGCGAGAGGGCGTACAGATGTACCGAAAATTGTTGATTGGTATATGCAAGGCAAAATAAATATTGATGATTTAATTACCCATGTGATGCCGATTGAACAAATTAATGATGCTTTTGAATTGATGCACAAAGGTGAATCAATTCGGAGTGTGGTTACTTTTTAG
- a CDS encoding valine--pyruvate transaminase has protein sequence MNPALTQIGAQMSNLTGVRAIMKDIIETLRGGAGQQFINLSAGNPLILPEVEQLWRDCTAQLLASPEYGEVVCRYGSSQGYTPLIQAIANDFNKRYGLNLSDRNILITPGSQTLYFYAVNSFGGYTSSGELKQIVLPLSPDYTGYGGLSLVSKALTAYKPTLDIDEAAHRFKYRPDFSQLSISENTGCILFSRPCNPTGNVLTEDEVKKIAALAAPYNLPVLIDSAYAPPFPALNFTEMTPVFGDNILHCMSLSKAGLPGERVGIAIGDEKWIEVLECFQANIGLHSSRYGQAIAAFAINSGALVEISHTVIRPFYQNKFTVLETSLEQAMPKDLPWFLHRGEGAIFAWLWLQDLPMRDWEFYQLVKQVGVIIVPGSSFFPGLEEEWAHKHQCFRISLTGTDEEIAIAMQRLAKVTEEAYKGAAVTA, from the coding sequence ATGAACCCTGCCCTAACTCAAATTGGCGCTCAAATGTCCAACCTGACTGGCGTAAGAGCAATCATGAAGGATATTATCGAGACATTAAGAGGGGGTGCAGGGCAGCAATTTATTAATTTGAGTGCTGGTAATCCGTTGATTTTGCCAGAAGTGGAGCAGTTATGGCGGGATTGTACTGCACAGCTTTTGGCTAGTCCAGAATATGGTGAGGTAGTTTGTCGTTACGGTTCAAGTCAAGGCTATACACCGTTAATTCAAGCGATCGCTAACGACTTTAACAAACGCTACGGGTTAAACTTAAGTGATCGCAATATCCTCATCACCCCTGGTAGTCAAACCCTCTACTTCTACGCTGTGAATAGCTTCGGTGGCTACACCTCTAGCGGCGAGTTAAAACAAATCGTTTTGCCCCTCAGCCCTGACTACACAGGTTACGGCGGCCTCTCCTTAGTTTCAAAAGCTTTAACTGCCTACAAACCGACTCTCGATATTGATGAAGCCGCCCACCGATTTAAATATCGCCCCGACTTCAGCCAACTGTCGATTTCAGAAAATACGGGTTGTATCCTCTTCTCTCGCCCTTGTAATCCCACTGGTAATGTCCTCACTGAGGATGAGGTGAAAAAGATTGCTGCCCTGGCTGCGCCTTACAATTTACCCGTGTTAATTGACTCGGCTTATGCGCCTCCCTTCCCAGCATTGAACTTTACCGAAATGACACCAGTGTTTGGCGATAATATATTACACTGTATGAGTTTATCGAAAGCGGGATTACCAGGAGAAAGGGTTGGTATTGCCATTGGGGATGAAAAGTGGATTGAGGTACTAGAGTGTTTCCAGGCAAATATTGGTCTCCATTCTTCACGTTACGGCCAAGCGATCGCAGCTTTTGCAATCAATTCTGGTGCTTTAGTAGAAATTTCTCACACTGTCATCCGTCCGTTTTACCAAAATAAGTTTACCGTTTTAGAAACCAGCTTAGAACAAGCGATGCCCAAGGATTTACCTTGGTTCCTCCATCGCGGTGAAGGGGCAATTTTTGCTTGGTTGTGGTTACAGGATTTACCCATGAGAGACTGGGAATTTTACCAGCTAGTTAAGCAAGTAGGTGTGATTATTGTCCCAGGAAGTAGCTTCTTCCCTGGTTTAGAGGAAGAGTGGGCGCACAAGCATCAATGTTTCCGCATCAGCCTCACAGGTACAGATGAAGAGATCGCCATTGCTATGCAACGTTTAGCAAAAGTGACTGAAGAAGCTTATAAAGGTGCAGCGGTGACTGCCTAG
- the rimM gene encoding ribosome maturation factor RimM (Essential for efficient processing of 16S rRNA): MKHEEANKEIGGRGAQGHRGKRVGGNSKIQNVQSPAPNPQPVVPNTQSLVPNLDNWLEIGKIVSPQGLSGELKVYPVSDFPERFEVPGKRWLLRLDGTEPQPIELLTGRYISNKNLYVIKLAGVKTCDQAEALRGCKLMVPVSDRPQLAEDEYHVLDLIGVEVFMQASGELVGTVVDIIPAGNDLLEVKFHESFATDKKQKTVLIPFVEAIAPVVDLKSNRIEITPPPGLLEINN, translated from the coding sequence ATGAAACACGAAGAAGCTAATAAAGAGATCGGAGGCAGAGGGGCACAGGGGCACAGGGGCAAGAGAGTAGGAGGAAATTCAAAAATTCAAAATGTCCAATCTCCAGCCCCTAATCCCCAGCCCGTAGTTCCCAATACCCAATCCCTAGTCCCTAATCTCGATAACTGGTTAGAAATTGGTAAGATTGTTTCCCCTCAAGGATTGTCTGGAGAATTGAAGGTTTATCCTGTATCTGACTTTCCCGAAAGATTTGAAGTGCCGGGAAAACGTTGGTTGTTGCGTTTAGATGGCACAGAACCACAACCAATCGAATTATTAACAGGACGTTATATCAGTAACAAAAACTTGTATGTAATCAAATTAGCTGGGGTGAAAACTTGCGATCAGGCAGAGGCGTTGCGTGGTTGTAAACTAATGGTGCCAGTGAGCGATCGCCCCCAATTAGCCGAAGATGAATATCATGTCCTCGATTTGATTGGCGTGGAAGTCTTTATGCAAGCATCTGGCGAACTCGTTGGTACGGTGGTAGACATCATCCCCGCCGGCAATGATTTGTTAGAAGTAAAGTTCCATGAATCCTTTGCGACTGACAAAAAGCAAAAGACTGTTTTGATTCCATTTGTGGAAGCGATCGCACCAGTCGTAGACTTGAAATCTAATCGTATTGAAATTACGCCACCGCCTGGGTTATTGGAAATTAATAATTAG
- a CDS encoding phosphoketolase — protein sequence MTLATTPQTKPLTDEELRKINAYWRAANYLSVGQIYLLDNPLLREPLKLEHVKPRLLGHWGTTPGLNFIYVHLNRLIKKYDLNTIYIAGPGHGGPGLVANTYLEGTYTEYYHNISQDAEGIKKLFKQFSFPGGIPSHVAPETPGSIHEGGELGYALVHAYGAAFDNPDLIVAAVVGDGEAETGALATSWHSNKFLNPVRDGAVLPILHLNGYKIANPTTLARISHDELESLFVGYGYKPYFVEGEDPADVHQQMAATLETAIAEIQSIQREARVHGFTKRPQWPMIVMRTPKGWTGPKEVDGKKTEGYWRSHQVPFGNIAKQPDHLRLLEDWMKSYKPEELFDANGKLIPELAELAPKKHRRMGDNPHANGGILLHDLKMPDFQDYAVDVSEPGKAIAEATKVTGKFLRDIMRLNQESSNFRIFAPDELASNRLDPVLEVTDRVSTAEIYPEDDHLSTDGRVMEVLSETSCQGWLEGYLLTGRHGFFTCYEAFIHIIDSMFNQHAKWLKTTKHIPWRRPIASLNYLLTSHVWRQDHNGFSHQDPGFIDHVLNKKAEIVRVYLPPDANTLLSVTDHCLKSRNYVNVIIAGKQPALQYLNIDAAIKHCTKGIGIWEWASSDEGSDPDVVLACAGDVPTLETLAAVDILRQHFADLKVRVVNVVDLMTLQPKTEHPHGLSEKDFDTLFTTDKPVIFAFHGYPWLIHRLTYRHTNHKNIHVRGYKEEGTTTTPFDMVVLNDLDRFHLVIDVIDRVPKLGSRAAYVKQQMQDKLIEHKHYIEKYGDDMPEIRDWKWPY from the coding sequence ATGACATTAGCAACGACTCCACAAACAAAGCCTTTAACAGATGAAGAATTACGTAAGATAAACGCCTACTGGCGTGCAGCTAACTATCTTTCAGTTGGGCAAATATATCTACTCGACAATCCGCTACTCAGAGAACCCCTAAAGCTGGAACACGTCAAACCCAGACTCTTAGGGCATTGGGGAACAACGCCAGGGCTGAACTTTATCTATGTTCACCTGAATCGACTCATTAAGAAATATGACCTAAACACAATTTATATTGCTGGGCCCGGTCATGGAGGACCTGGACTGGTAGCCAACACTTACCTAGAAGGCACTTACACCGAATATTACCACAACATCTCCCAAGATGCTGAGGGAATAAAGAAACTCTTTAAACAGTTCTCTTTCCCCGGTGGTATTCCTAGTCACGTTGCACCAGAAACTCCTGGTTCGATTCACGAAGGCGGGGAACTAGGTTATGCCCTCGTCCACGCTTATGGTGCTGCCTTTGATAACCCTGACTTAATTGTTGCTGCTGTTGTGGGTGACGGTGAAGCCGAAACAGGCGCTTTAGCAACTAGCTGGCATTCCAACAAGTTTCTTAACCCAGTACGTGATGGTGCTGTACTGCCAATTCTGCACCTGAATGGGTATAAAATTGCTAACCCAACGACATTGGCACGGATTAGCCATGATGAGTTGGAGAGTTTATTTGTAGGCTACGGCTACAAACCATACTTTGTAGAAGGTGAAGATCCCGCAGATGTTCACCAGCAGATGGCGGCGACTCTAGAAACAGCGATCGCAGAAATTCAAAGTATCCAAAGGGAAGCCCGCGTACATGGTTTCACCAAACGTCCCCAGTGGCCGATGATTGTCATGCGAACCCCTAAAGGTTGGACAGGGCCCAAGGAAGTAGATGGCAAAAAAACCGAGGGTTATTGGCGATCGCATCAAGTTCCCTTTGGTAACATCGCCAAACAGCCAGACCACCTGAGACTCCTAGAAGATTGGATGAAGAGTTACAAACCAGAAGAACTCTTCGACGCTAACGGTAAACTGATTCCCGAATTAGCAGAACTAGCCCCCAAAAAGCATCGGCGTATGGGTGACAATCCCCACGCTAACGGCGGTATTTTGCTGCATGACCTGAAAATGCCCGATTTTCAAGACTATGCTGTAGATGTCTCTGAACCAGGGAAAGCGATCGCAGAAGCTACCAAAGTGACCGGGAAATTTCTGCGGGATATCATGCGGCTTAACCAAGAAAGTAGCAATTTCCGCATCTTCGCCCCCGACGAATTAGCATCGAATCGTCTAGATCCTGTATTGGAAGTTACTGACAGAGTTTCGACAGCCGAGATTTACCCTGAAGATGACCATCTTTCCACCGATGGTCGGGTGATGGAAGTTCTCAGTGAAACTTCTTGCCAAGGATGGTTAGAAGGCTACCTCCTCACTGGTCGTCACGGATTTTTCACTTGTTACGAGGCATTCATCCACATCATTGATTCTATGTTCAACCAACACGCCAAATGGTTGAAAACCACCAAACATATTCCCTGGCGTAGACCGATTGCTTCCCTCAATTACTTACTCACCTCTCACGTTTGGCGACAAGACCATAACGGCTTCTCTCACCAAGATCCCGGTTTTATCGACCATGTACTTAACAAAAAAGCTGAGATCGTCCGCGTGTATTTGCCCCCTGATGCCAACACTCTGCTATCGGTAACTGACCATTGTCTAAAAAGCCGCAACTATGTCAACGTCATCATTGCTGGAAAACAGCCAGCATTGCAATATCTCAACATAGATGCAGCCATTAAGCACTGCACCAAAGGCATCGGCATTTGGGAATGGGCAAGCAGCGACGAAGGCAGTGATCCAGATGTAGTGCTAGCTTGTGCTGGAGATGTTCCCACCTTAGAAACCTTGGCGGCTGTAGATATCCTGCGTCAGCATTTCGCAGATTTAAAAGTGCGGGTAGTGAACGTAGTCGATTTGATGACACTACAGCCAAAAACCGAACATCCCCACGGTTTGAGTGAAAAAGATTTTGACACACTTTTCACCACCGACAAACCCGTTATCTTTGCCTTTCATGGTTATCCCTGGCTGATTCATCGCCTAACCTATCGCCACACTAATCATAAAAACATCCATGTGCGTGGCTACAAGGAAGAGGGAACTACCACCACTCCCTTTGATATGGTTGTGCTTAACGATTTAGATCGCTTCCATTTGGTAATTGATGTAATTGATCGCGTACCTAAACTCGGATCTAGGGCAGCTTATGTGAAACAGCAGATGCAAGATAAGCTGATCGAACACAAGCACTACATTGAGAAGTACGGCGACGATATGCCGGAAATTCGTGACTGGAAGTGGCCCTATTAA
- a CDS encoding DUF1565 domain-containing protein, with product MAQTFYVNPVSGSDTNAGSQQAPFKTITQALKVSTVDTKIQLADGNYNAASGEVFPLTVPSGVTVVGNETNTGNGILIEGSGTYLSRTFAAQNVTFVLQDKAELRGVTVTNLASRGSGVWIESTAPTVANNTFINCKREGVFATGEANPIILGNLFSENAANGIAIAKNSKGQIQGNTCVKTGFGIAISDTASPILRDNKIYENRSGIVISGSARPLLRNNVSENNTDDGITVIGTALPDIGSTNNLGGNTLRNNDKFDLQNASSNKLVSIGNKIDASKVAGSIEFADSSVPTPTPTPTPTPTPTPTPTPTPTPTPTPTPTPTPTPTPTPTPTPTPTPTPTPTPTPTPTPTPTPTPTPTPTIELTDISNHWAGGFIRELVKLGIVNGFPDRTFKPDATMTRAQYAALLVKAFNPSPNRPVVKFKDVPADFWASKVIQQAYQGLFLSGFPDNTFGPNKNIQRVQVIVSLVNGLGLSADGTASIKAFDDQAKIPEYAKDEVVKAINKEIIVNYPNLKQLNPTRDATRAEVAAMVYQALVDAGRVAAINSPYILTA from the coding sequence ATGGCTCAAACTTTTTACGTAAATCCAGTATCAGGCAGCGATACCAACGCTGGTAGCCAACAAGCCCCATTCAAAACTATTACGCAAGCCCTTAAGGTATCTACTGTTGATACCAAGATTCAACTGGCAGATGGTAATTACAATGCAGCTAGCGGTGAAGTCTTTCCGTTAACGGTTCCATCTGGCGTGACAGTGGTGGGTAATGAAACAAACACTGGCAATGGCATTTTAATAGAAGGAAGTGGTACTTACTTGAGCCGTACTTTCGCTGCTCAGAATGTCACATTTGTGTTGCAGGATAAAGCCGAACTCAGGGGGGTAACTGTAACAAATCTTGCTAGCCGTGGTAGTGGTGTCTGGATTGAGTCAACTGCTCCTACTGTTGCTAATAATACTTTCATCAACTGTAAGCGGGAGGGAGTATTTGCTACAGGTGAGGCTAACCCAATTATTCTAGGTAATTTGTTCAGTGAAAATGCAGCCAATGGAATTGCGATCGCTAAAAATTCCAAAGGTCAAATTCAAGGTAATACCTGCGTCAAAACAGGTTTTGGCATCGCTATTAGTGATACTGCATCACCCATCCTTCGAGATAACAAAATTTACGAAAACCGTTCTGGGATTGTCATCTCTGGTAGTGCCCGTCCTCTATTACGTAATAATGTCAGTGAAAATAACACTGATGATGGTATCACAGTAATTGGAACTGCCTTACCGGATATCGGCAGTACTAATAACTTAGGAGGTAATACTTTACGCAATAACGATAAATTTGATTTGCAAAATGCCAGTTCCAACAAGCTGGTTTCCATAGGAAATAAAATAGATGCGTCTAAAGTCGCGGGAAGCATAGAGTTTGCAGATAGTTCGGTTCCCACGCCGACACCAACGCCAACCCCGACACCGACACCAACTCCAACCCCAACGCCAACACCGACACCAACCCCAACTCCAACGCCAACACCAACCCCAACTCCAACGCCAACCCCGACACCCACACCAACACCAACCCCAACACCGACACCAACACCGACACCAACCCCAACACCAACCCCAACACCAACACCTACGCCGACACCAACTATCGAATTAACCGATATTAGTAATCATTGGGCAGGTGGGTTTATTCGGGAATTGGTCAAATTGGGGATAGTTAATGGTTTTCCCGATCGCACATTTAAACCCGATGCTACGATGACACGGGCACAATACGCCGCATTATTAGTAAAAGCTTTCAACCCATCGCCAAACCGTCCCGTGGTGAAATTCAAAGATGTACCCGCAGATTTCTGGGCATCTAAGGTTATTCAGCAGGCATATCAAGGTTTATTTCTCTCTGGTTTTCCTGACAATACTTTCGGCCCGAACAAAAATATTCAGCGCGTGCAAGTGATTGTCTCCCTAGTGAATGGGTTGGGTCTATCTGCTGATGGTACAGCATCTATTAAAGCTTTCGATGACCAAGCCAAGATTCCTGAATATGCCAAGGATGAGGTAGTAAAAGCTATAAACAAGGAGATTATTGTCAATTACCCGAACCTCAAACAACTCAATCCTACCCGTGATGCTACACGCGCTGAGGTAGCGGCGATGGTATACCAAGCCTTGGTAGATGCTGGTCGTGTAGCGGCGATCAACTCGCCTTATATTCTGACTGCTTGA